The following DNA comes from Cellulomonas soli.
CGCCGCACCGAAGGCCTCGGCCTACCGCGACCCGACGTACGACCAGCCCGGCCAGGTGCGCCTCATCGGCACCGTCAGCGACGACGCGCAGCCGTCGGGCACCCTGACCAGCAGCTGGTCCGTGCTGAGCGCACCCGCGGGTGCCGAGGCGATCGTCGCGAGCCCCGCGGCGGCCACCACGGTCGTGCGGTTCGACACCAGCGGCCGTTACGTTCTGCGGCTGACCGCTTCCGACGGTGAGCTCAGCACCGCGACCGACGTCGTCGTGGACGCGCAGCTCAGCGCTTCCGCCAAGGTCAACGTCGCCACCGACGCGACCGCCTCGGCCTCCGCGGTCACCGGCTGGAACCGGGTCGCCGCCATCAACGACGGCAACGCCTCGTACCCGATCGCCGCCGAGAGCGACGCGTGGGCCACGTGGGGCACGGCCGCCGGCGCAGGCAACGCCTACACCGCTCGCCTCACCTGGACGACGCCCGTGCGGGTCGACGAGTCGCGCATCCTGTTCCACTCCAACCGCGACCCCGGCGGCATCCTGCCGCCATCGTCGTGGAGCCTGGAGTACCTCGACGACGACGGCACCACCTGGCTGCCCGTCCCCGACCCGAGCGGGTACCCGACCGAGGACGGGACGTTCAACGCCGTCACGCACGGGTCGGTGACCACGACCTCGCTGCGGGCCACGCTCGTCCGCAACGGCTCGTCGTACCCCGGCATCATCGAGTGGCAGGCGCTGGCCGAGGAGCCCGTCGCGGTCGAGCAGGTCGCCGTGCGCACCCTCGTCGGCACGCCGCCCGTGCTGCCCGGGGCCGTCGAGGTCGTCTACGCCGACGGGACCCGTGCCGAGCGCACCGTGTCCTGGCAGGACGTGCCCGCGCAGGCGTACGCCGAGCAGGGCGACTTCACCGTCCCCGGCTTCGTGCAGGGCACCTCGCGGCTCGCCCGGGCCACCGTGTGGGTCCGCCCGACCGACGCCGTGCAGATCAACACGTTCGCGCCCGTCGCCGTGACCACGGTCGCCGGCACCGCACCGCAGCTGCCCGCCCGGGTGCTCGCCGTGCACAACGACGGGTCGGAGGCCTCGGTCGCGGTCACCTGGGACGCGATCGACCCGACGCAGTACGCCTCGGCCGGTGAGCTCACCGTGCAGGGCACCGTGGCCGGCACGGACAAGCGGCCGCAGGCCACCGTGACCGTCACGTCGTCCGCGCCGCAGGCACCGCAGGTCACGCTCACGGCCGACCCTGCCGTCCCTGCGAGCGGCTGGTTCACCGGACCTGTCGCCGTGACGGTCACCGCCACCGACGACACCGACCCGACCCCCGCGGTCGAGGTGCAGCTCGACGGTGGTACCTGGATCGCGTACGCCGCACCCGTCACGGTCGGCGCCGACGGGCAGCACGTCGTGCGGGCCCGTGCCACGGACGCCGACGGGTTGGTCTCACCGGTGCAGGCGCTCGCGGTCGCCGTCGACACCGCGGCGCCGACGGTCACCGCGACCTTCGACGAGAGCCGTCGCCGGCTCACGCTCGCGACCACCGAGACGGGTTCGGGCACCGCATCCGTCGAGTACCGCGTGGGCGACGGGCCGTGGACCGTGTACGGCACGGGCGCGACCGTCGCGCAGCAGGCCACGGTGGCCTTCCGTGCCACCGACCGGGCCGGCAACGTCTCGGCGACCGGCACGCTCGACGTCCCGGCACCCGACCCGGACGCACCGGTCAACATCGCCCCCAACGCGACCGTCACCGTCTCGGCGACGACCACGTGGAACCGGGCGACCGGCATCACCGACGGCGACGCGACCGTGCCGGTCCAGGCGCAGAGCGCCGCGTGGGGCACCTGGAACATCGCCGGGGACGCCCAGTGGGCGCGGCTCGACTGGCCCCAGCCGGTGACCACGCAGGCCAGCCGCGTGCTGTTCTTCGACGACGGCGGAGGCATGCGCGCACCGTCGTCGTGGACCCTGGAGTACCTGCTGGAGGACGGTGCCACCTGGGCGCCCGTGCCGGGGGCCTCGCCGTACACGGTGACGACCGGCGCGTTCGACACGGTCACGCACGAGCCGGTGACGACCACGGCGCTGCGCGTCACCCTGACCAAGCCGGCCACCGGGTACGTCGGCCTCGTCGAGTGGGAGGTCGACAGCCTGCCGGTCGTCCCGCTCGCGCTCGCCGTGCCCACGGAGCCGGTCACCGCCGGTGACGGCTTCACGGCGACGCTCACCGGCGGGGCGCCCGACACGGCCTACGCGGTGACGCTCGAGCCGGACGGGCTCGCGCTCGGCACCCTCACCACGGACGCCACCGGCAGCGGCGTGCTGCACACGGCGACCCTGCCGCGTGACCTGGCCGGCGGTGCGCGCACCGTGCGGGCCGTCGCGGGCGACCGGACCGTCGAGGCGCCGCTCACCGTGCAGGCCGGTCCGGCCGAGGCGGTCGTCGTCGCGGGGACCGTGCAGGTCGTCGGGGCCCCGCTCGTCGGGCAGGAGCTGCGAGCGGTGACCGAGGGGTGGGGGCCGGACGGCGTCCGCCTGGCCTACCGGTGGTCGGTCGACGGGAAGGTCGTCCGCGGTGCCACCGCGGCCACCTACACCCCGACGCGGCACGACCGCGGCGACCGGGTGACCGTCGAGGTCACCGGGCACCTCGACGGCTACGAGGGGCGGTCCGTCACCTCCGAGCCGACCGACGAGGTGGGCACGCCGGTCGTGCAGGCCGGGACGGTCGCCCTGACCGGCACCGCACGCGTCGGTGAGCCGCTGCACGCCACCGTCGCCGGCTGGGCGGACGGCGTCCGGCTGCAGTACCGGTGGAAGGTCGACGGTCGCGAGGTGCGCTGGGCCACGCGGTCCACGTTCACGCCGCAGCCGGGCGACGTCGGCCGCTCGATCGTCGTCGAGGTCCGCGGCAGCAGCCCCGGGTACGACCCCTCCGGATGGGTGTCCTCGCCCCCGACCGTGACCGTGCAGCCCGGTGAGCTCACGTCGCGGACGGTGACGATCACCGGCACGGCGAAGGTCGGCTCCACGCTGCGGGCCACGACCGACCGGTGGGAACCCCGACCGGTCGAGCTGAGCTACCAGTGGTTCGTCGACGGGAACGCCGTCCGTGGCGCGACCCGGCCGACCTGGACGGTCCGCGGCGCGGATCGCGGCGACGTGATCACCGTGACCGTCACCGGCACGAAGGACGGCTACGAGCCGACCTCCCGCACCTCCTCCGGCCTGAAGGTGGGACGTTGACCATGCAGACGACGACGGTGAACCAGAACCCGCTGCCCCGGCCCTCGTCGGCGACGAGGCGTCGCCGGTCGGTCGCGACCGTGCTGGCCGGTGCGCTGGTGGGCACGCTCGCGGTGGCGCTGCCGGCGGCACCTGCTTCGGCCGAGGTGCCCGAGCCGGTGCCCGTGCACTCGACCGGCAACCCGATCCTCTCCGACGGCTCGTACTACTCCGCGGACGCAGCCCCCCTGGTCGTCGACGACACGCTCTACGTCTACACCGGGCACGACGAGGCGGCCGAGCAGCAGGCCGGCTTCGAGATGCACGACTACGGCGTGCTGGTGACGGACGACGTGGCCTCGGGGGAGTGGCAGCACTACGCCGGGGTGATGGACCCGGGCGAGGTGTTCGGCTGGGCGACCGGCAACAACGCCTACGCCGGGCAGGTCACCACGGGCGCCGACGGCCGCTTCTACTGGTACGCCCCCGTGGAGTGGGACAACACGGCTGTGCCGAACCGCATGGCCATCGGCGTGGCGGTCTCCGAAAGCCCCGTCGGCCCGTGGGTCGACGCGATCGGGGAGCCCCTGCTGACGTGGACCGACGTGTTCGGCGCCAGCACGTCGGGCCAGGAGGTCATCGACCCGCACGTCTTCACCGACGTCGACGGGCGCGTGTACCTGTACTGGGGCTCGTGGGGCGTGGCCCGTGCGGTCGAGCTGGAACCGACGATGACGGCGACCACGGGCCCGATCAGCACGTTGTCCGGGCTGACCTCGTTCTACGAGGCACCGTGGGTGTTCGAGCGTGGGGGCACCTACTACCTGGCGTACGACTGGAAGCAGGGCGGCAGCGAGTGCACGCCGTCCAACTACCAGGCGTGCATCGCTTACGCGACGGCCGAGAACCCGCTGGGGCCGTGGACGTACCAGGGGATCATCCTGGGCGGCACCTCGGCGACGACCGTGCACCCGTCGGTGGTCGAGCTCGA
Coding sequences within:
- a CDS encoding Ig-like domain-containing protein, whose translation is MTPTAPLRHRARRPLVAGLATLCLAATGLAPLAAAAAPGAEVPQSSLGYPTFTGSPNPVPATGVDYTPSAYLQQVFDQDVAQGAGTAPGQDFWIDRMLARTGPMYDATENLVAFTRGRAVFMKTHTPTALGWDGDVAYWESLGNGGAFTYTVTVGGTPVTLTEQPSQRRQTPSYFSSVFTGSGLVLEQTKYITDQDVMVAGIEVTDTSGAARAVQLVATSPQTTHAEGDELVGGERVFNDLTTVYPRLSGDGFTAQGQTLVADLAVPAGGSATTKLQLGMLTDERPATAADYAAYRAASPAEAFRTHVTAYNQWWVDNVPYLDTPSDDIDKTLFYRWWLMRFNYLDADIPGNDYQFPTSMEGVLGYDNAIVLTVGMFVDDLKYFRDPAYSYGPVVSVGETSKGGKFVDNPGDPANWSNSYTQYITEAAWRAYELHGGPGAIGATLGQHSQDDVEGLLAAYDSNDNGLIEYSWGAMTGNDADAVSFHWTGHGANMDRTESAYLYSNAKAAAELFRVAGQDEKAAHMDALAARVRAAVLKYLWEPAQSAPDKVGLTGNLLKHRMTQDGTLNPYKEINNYYPFTVGLMPKQGDADYDPSYVEALRLFADADQYPVFPFYTADQVDKADSPEAGSNNFSVINSTVMFRMLASVLRDYPSPYIDADTYKQLLYWNAWSHYQGGDNRQPNQNEFWSNGSAAGGGSIGYRSWIHHTILGATNFTVIEDAMGLRPRADGKVEFDPIDIDWPYFTVDNVRYHDRDLSVVWDETGDHYGPSVPAGYSVYLDGELAFTVDDLAHVVYDPATGQVELPDGGAQVVTSTGTTLAAASDVRFEAGSRVVDVFAKAGTDIATESTGSVDLAAGRPVTATFEATGRAATAAVDGSTANEPFWGTAGSPNATDQLEVDLGSAQPVDDVRLYFYRSSSTATVAGYAAPSLYTLEYRDAAGWHVIPQQARTPVYSTANYNRVQFPQVTADRLRVTVTHASGFRTGLKEIQAYATGVAAPPATNAAPKASAYRDPTYDQPGQVRLIGTVSDDAQPSGTLTSSWSVLSAPAGAEAIVASPAAATTVVRFDTSGRYVLRLTASDGELSTATDVVVDAQLSASAKVNVATDATASASAVTGWNRVAAINDGNASYPIAAESDAWATWGTAAGAGNAYTARLTWTTPVRVDESRILFHSNRDPGGILPPSSWSLEYLDDDGTTWLPVPDPSGYPTEDGTFNAVTHGSVTTTSLRATLVRNGSSYPGIIEWQALAEEPVAVEQVAVRTLVGTPPVLPGAVEVVYADGTRAERTVSWQDVPAQAYAEQGDFTVPGFVQGTSRLARATVWVRPTDAVQINTFAPVAVTTVAGTAPQLPARVLAVHNDGSEASVAVTWDAIDPTQYASAGELTVQGTVAGTDKRPQATVTVTSSAPQAPQVTLTADPAVPASGWFTGPVAVTVTATDDTDPTPAVEVQLDGGTWIAYAAPVTVGADGQHVVRARATDADGLVSPVQALAVAVDTAAPTVTATFDESRRRLTLATTETGSGTASVEYRVGDGPWTVYGTGATVAQQATVAFRATDRAGNVSATGTLDVPAPDPDAPVNIAPNATVTVSATTTWNRATGITDGDATVPVQAQSAAWGTWNIAGDAQWARLDWPQPVTTQASRVLFFDDGGGMRAPSSWTLEYLLEDGATWAPVPGASPYTVTTGAFDTVTHEPVTTTALRVTLTKPATGYVGLVEWEVDSLPVVPLALAVPTEPVTAGDGFTATLTGGAPDTAYAVTLEPDGLALGTLTTDATGSGVLHTATLPRDLAGGARTVRAVAGDRTVEAPLTVQAGPAEAVVVAGTVQVVGAPLVGQELRAVTEGWGPDGVRLAYRWSVDGKVVRGATAATYTPTRHDRGDRVTVEVTGHLDGYEGRSVTSEPTDEVGTPVVQAGTVALTGTARVGEPLHATVAGWADGVRLQYRWKVDGREVRWATRSTFTPQPGDVGRSIVVEVRGSSPGYDPSGWVSSPPTVTVQPGELTSRTVTITGTAKVGSTLRATTDRWEPRPVELSYQWFVDGNAVRGATRPTWTVRGADRGDVITVTVTGTKDGYEPTSRTSSGLKVGR